The Cohnella abietis genome has a segment encoding these proteins:
- the hisS gene encoding histidine--tRNA ligase, with product MNFQKPPGTQDILPGNSELWQYVENTARDVCRRYGFSEIRTPIFEATELFKRGVGETTDIVEKEMYTFEDRGKRSMTLRPEGTAGVVRSYLENKLFGEPDLSKLYYIGPMFRYERAQAGRYRQFHQFGIEAIGSADPALDAEVIALGYTFYRELGLTGVTVDLNSVGTPAVRAEFREKLLSFLTPIKDTLCKDCQSRMERNPLRVLDCKVDQDKFADAPSIVDSLDEECLAHFLRVRECLDEMEIPYNLNSRLVRGLDYYTHTAFEYKAQGIGAIDTIGGGGRYNGLVSEFGGDNQPGVGLGLGLERTLLLLESQKVKTNVNSGIDVYIVALGERAEKAIPALLQQLRNAGLSAERDYLGRKTKAQFKAAERNGARFAAVLGDDELERGEISLRAMTSGEQQAVKLGSLAEAIKTFTFTDEKGNNKS from the coding sequence ATGAATTTTCAAAAACCACCAGGTACGCAAGATATTTTGCCTGGGAATTCGGAGCTATGGCAGTACGTAGAGAATACCGCACGCGACGTCTGTCGGCGTTACGGTTTTAGCGAAATCCGCACTCCAATATTTGAAGCGACGGAGCTGTTCAAGCGCGGAGTAGGCGAAACTACAGATATTGTAGAGAAAGAAATGTACACTTTTGAAGACCGCGGCAAGAGAAGTATGACACTGCGACCAGAAGGTACAGCAGGTGTTGTTCGTTCCTATCTAGAGAATAAGCTTTTTGGAGAGCCTGACTTGTCTAAGCTTTATTATATCGGACCTATGTTCCGATACGAGAGGGCGCAGGCAGGGAGATATCGCCAGTTCCACCAATTTGGCATAGAGGCCATCGGTTCGGCAGATCCTGCTCTGGATGCAGAGGTTATCGCTCTCGGGTACACCTTCTATCGTGAGCTCGGGCTTACTGGAGTTACAGTAGACTTAAATTCTGTTGGTACGCCAGCTGTTAGAGCAGAGTTTCGTGAGAAGCTACTTTCTTTTCTAACGCCAATAAAAGATACCCTGTGTAAGGATTGTCAATCACGAATGGAACGAAATCCACTTCGGGTGCTTGATTGTAAAGTGGATCAAGACAAGTTCGCGGATGCTCCTTCAATCGTGGACAGCCTCGACGAGGAATGCCTAGCTCATTTCTTGCGGGTACGCGAATGCTTGGATGAGATGGAAATACCGTATAATCTCAATTCTAGATTAGTTCGTGGATTGGACTATTACACGCACACCGCTTTTGAATATAAAGCTCAAGGCATCGGTGCTATTGATACCATTGGCGGCGGTGGTCGATATAATGGGCTTGTATCTGAATTCGGTGGGGATAATCAGCCTGGTGTTGGGCTTGGCTTAGGCTTAGAAAGAACGCTGCTATTGTTAGAAAGCCAAAAAGTTAAAACTAATGTAAACAGTGGCATTGACGTTTATATCGTTGCTCTCGGGGAACGGGCGGAAAAGGCAATACCAGCTTTGCTGCAGCAGCTACGGAATGCGGGCTTATCTGCGGAACGAGATTATCTTGGCCGTAAGACAAAAGCGCAATTCAAAGCAGCTGAGCGCAATGGAGCTCGATTCGCGGCAGTGCTTGGAGATGACGAGCTGGAGCGCGGGGAAATTTCCTTAAGGGCAATGACGTCAGGAGAACAGCAGGCGGTTAAGCTGGGTAGTCTGGCTGAAGCGATAAAAACATTTACTTTCACAGATGAAAAGGGGAACAACAAATCATGA